The genomic DNA CACAAGGGTATCGGACAAAAAAACAGCAGGATACGCTGTATGAACAAGGGCGATCGCAAGCAGGAGAAGTCGTGACTAACGCGCGGGGCGGAGAATCGATGCACAATTATGGTTTGGCGATTGACTTTGTTCAAATGATAGACGGAGATATTTCTTACGATTTAGACTATGACGGAAATCAATCAGGTAAAAGTGATTGGCGTGAGGTGGCTGCTGTTGGGAAGGCGCTTGGCTTTGAATGGGGTGGAGATTGGAAACGGTTTGTCGATTATCCGCACTTCGAGATGACATTCGGTTATTCCTTGAATGAGCTTCAAGCAGGCGAGAAACCGAGCAGGCAGGAAAAAGCGAACCGAACAGAGGAAATCGAGAAGCTGTTGAATCCGTAAAACGAACATCGTGTGGACCGAAAGAATGGTCACACGATGTTTTTTTTCGTTTTCACCATCCCTGTTGTTGGCAGAATGGCAAAGTTCGGCTAGAATAGTGATAGTGATAAGTGGACGGCTCACGAAAAGTGAATATAAATAGGAGGTCATATCGTGTCAAAGAAAAAGACGGAAAAGGTAAGCGTCTTTGCTCTTGGTGGCGCCGGTGAAATCGGTAAGAACATGTACGTCGTCGAACTCGACGAGGACATCTTCGTAATCGATGCTGGATTAATGTTCCCAGGAGATGAGATGCTTGGAATTGATAAAGTCATTCCAGACATTAGTTATTTAAAAGAAAACAAAGAGCGGATTCAAGGGATTTTCATTACTCATGGACATGAGGACCACATTGGTGCCCTCAGTTATGTCTTACGGGACTTAAAAGTACCGGTTTATGGAACACGTTTAACGCTTGGTTTGATTGAAATTAAATTAAAAGAAGCCGGTTTATTGAAAAAGGCAGATCTTCGTCCAATTGATGCCAAGACGAAATTAACCGTAGCAGGTCACTTCATTACATTTTTCCGTGTTAATCACTCGATTCCGGATGCAGTCGGGGTATGTATCCAAACATCGCAAGGGGCGATTGTCCATACGGGAGACTTTAAATTTGATTACACACCGGTTGACGGCAAACAAGCCGATTTCGGGAAAATTGCTGCGATTGGTCAGCGTGGTGTCCTGTGTCTCTTATCGGACTCGACAAATGCAGAACGTCCTGGAATGTCCGGATCAGAATCAACGGTCGGATCGGAACTTAATGATGTCATCTACGAGGCACCAGGTCGCGTCATCGTAGCTTCATTCGCATCAAACGTTCACCGTCTGCAACAAGTCTTTGCAGCGGCAGAAGCCAACAACCGGAAAGTTGCGGTTGTCGGTCGCAGCATGGTCAATATCGTGGAGGTCGCTCAACGTTTGAACTACTTGCGCTTTAAACAAAAAACGTTGGTCGAACTGTCGGATATCAATCGACTCGATGACAATCAGGTTGTGATTTTAACGACGGGCTCGCAAGGCGAACCGATGGCAGCTCTCACACGAATGGCACGGAACGCGCATAAGCAGGTCAATATCCGCTTAAACGATACCGTGGTTGTCGCAGCGTCACCGATTCCTGGAAACGAGAAATCCGTTTCGAAAACGATTGATCTCTTGTTCCGCGCGGGAGCGAACGTCATCTACAATCAACGGAAAGTTCATGTATCCGGTCACGGTCATGCGGAAGACTTGAAATTAATGCTGAACTTGATCAAACCGAAATTCTTCGTTCCCATCCACGGGGAGTTCCGGATGCAAAAGGCACACAGCCGTTTAGCACAGACAGTTGGTGTCAATGCAAACAACATCTTTATCATCGAAAACGGGGATGTCGTCGAGTTTGAAAAACGGAAAGCCCGGATGTCACGGAAAGTGAACGCCGGAAACGTCCTGATTGACGGAATCGGTGTCGGGGATGTCGGAAACATCGTCTTACGTGATCGTCGTCTGTTGTCACAAGATGGTGTCGTCCTCTGTGTCATTACAATCAGCCGAAAAAATAAAACGATTGTCTCCGGGCCAGAAATCATTTCCCGCGGCTTCGTTTATATGCGTGAATCAGAAGATATGATCAACGAAGCCAACCGTATCGTTGCCAAGCAATTGCAAGGTAAATTGACTGGTGAGCTCGACTGGACAGAAATGAAATCATTGATTCGTGACAAGTTAAGTTCATACTTGTATGAACAGACGAAACGTCGTCCGATGATTTTACCGATCATCATGGAAATTTAACAAGAAGAGCGACTCAGGGAGGCCGATCGATGGTCAGCTGAGTCGTTTTTTTATCAGGAGGTCAGAGAAAGATGGCAACGACAAAAAAAGGACCGGTCCGGAAAACACCACCACGAAAGCGCACCACAGCGAAAAAACGGCCGCCAACGAAAAAACAGCGTCAACCCATTCAATACCGTACATATGCAGCAATCATCGCGGTCCTTTCGTTGCTGGCGTATGTATTAGCACTTGGACAGTTTGGACGTGTCGGTGAAGTGCTGGCCGAGTTCGCAAAAGATCAAGTCGGACAGTTTGGTTCGCTCCTGTATGGTTTGATTGGGGGAATGCTGTTGCTGATCTTATCGAACCAAGAACGGTTAGCCAAATGGGCCTGGTCTTCCTTGATTTTAGGCGGCTTAATCTGGATTGATTTGTTAATCGGTCAACCGCGTGGTGCCATGAATGCTTGGCTGTATCAAGGTTCTTCATATTACATCTCAAGTTTTGGGGCATTTATGATCGGGTTATTTCTGATTGTGACAGGTATTCATCTGCTTCAGCCGACATTTTTCAGTGAACTGGCTTTCGGAATCAAGGAACGCATTCAGGAATTCCGGCAACGCGAACGACAGACAGTACCAAAAGAACGTCCTGAGAAAAAGAAACCGACCCAGTCAGAAACGCTAGAACAACCGGTTGCTAAAAAGAAAACACTGAAAAAACAAGCCGGCGAAGAACTTGTACCGGAAGAAGCACCGGTCAACCTTCAAGATGTACCGATCATCGGATTTGCGGATCATGTCGAACCACAAGCGAAAGAGCCGCAAGGACCTCTGACGATGACGGAGACGCCGGACGGGTATCAATTGCCGTCGCTCGATTTACTGGCAGAACCCGTCACTAAAGATTTATCAGGAGAAAACAAACGATTAAAAGACAATGCGACGAAACTGATTGCCACGTTAAAGTCGTTTGGAATCGGAGCAAAAGTCTTAAAAATCCACCTTGGTCCAAGTGTGACGAAATATGAGATTGAACCGGATCAAGGTATCAAGCTAAGTCGAATCACCGGACTGGCAGATGACTTGGCACTTGCGCTCGCAGCAAAAGATATCCGGATCGAAGCACCGATCCCCGGAAAAGCTGCCGTCGGAATCGAAGTACCGAACCGAGAAGTCGCCATGGTCTCTTTACGAGAGGTCTTAGGGGCGGAAAGTGTCCAGGCAGACCCGGACCGCTTACTCGTCGCGCTTGGTCGAAGCATTTCCGGTGAGACGGTCACGGCGAAACTGAATAAAATGCCGCACGTCTTAGTCGCCGGTTCAACCGGATCCGGGAAATCGGTTTGTATCAACGGGATGATTGTCTCGATTTTGATGCGGGCCCGACCGGATGAAGTCCGCCTGATGATGATTGATCCGAAGATGGTCGAACTGAATGTCTATAACGGCATTCCCCATTTGCTCGCCCCTGTCGTGACCGATCCGAAGAAAGCGGCCCAAGCCTTAAAGCAGGTCGTTTCGGAAATGGAACGGCGATATGAAATCTTCAGTCAGAACGGGGCGCGGAATATCGAAGGTTACAATGCCTTGATCGATAAGATGAACGCGGAGGAAAAAGTCCATCAACGCCTCCCGTACATCGTCGTCATCGTCGATGAGTTAGCCGATTTGATGATGGTCGCCTCAAACGAAGTCGAAGATGCCATCATGCGTCTCGCCCAGATGGCACGGGCAGCTGGGATACACATGGTCATCGCGACGCAACGGCCAAGTGTCGACATCATTACCGGTGTCATCAAGGCCAACATCCCGTCTCGGATTGCCTTCAGCGTTTCCAGTGGAACGGATTCCCGAACGATTCTTGATACAAGTGGAGCAGACAAGTTGCTTGGACGAGGAGATATGTTATTGCTTGGGAACGGAATGAATAAACCGGTTCGCGTCCAAGGGGCATTTTTGTCTGATGAAGAAGTCGAAACAATCGTCAATCATGTCATTTCCCAACAAAAAGCGCAGTATGTCGAGGCAATGATTCCAAAGGATATTCCAGAAGGGGAGACGGAAGTCGACGATCCGCTATACGATGAAGTCGTTCAGTTCATCTTGACGCAAGAAACAGCATCAACCTCGATGATTCAACGAAAATATCGAATCGGCTACAACCGAGCCGCCCGACTGATTGATGCGTTAGAAGAAAATGGATTGATTGGTCCGTCCGAAGGATCAAAACCCCGACGTGTCATGGGGCATTAACAGCGGAAAGAGGAGGAAGCCACCATAGGCTTTGTCCTCTTTTTTCATCCGAAAAACAAAAAATGAAAACTTAAACCGTTTTCATGAAAATAGTTGTCAGACGTCTGTTGATTTTGTGCGAGATATTTGTCATACTCAGTCATATGAGTTGGCGTACCCGATAAAGGTACGTGAGCGACTTTTTCACAAATAGATAATGAAAGCGCTCACATTACAGGAAGAGGAGTTGGCGATGATGAAAAAGCAGTATGCATTCGTATCAATGATGACCGTTGCGACAGTCGGACTAGCAGCATGTGGAGGTTCAGCAGACAACGATTCAAGTAAAAAGGAACAGTTTTCTGTAGCGATGGTTGCCGATAAAGGCGGAATCGATGATAAGTCTTTTAACCAGTCAGCATGGGAAGGTTTGCAAGCATACGGAAAAGAAAACAAACTCAAGCAAAATGACGGCTATTCGTACCTTCAGTCGAAGTCACAGCAAGACTATCAACCGAACCTTTCGCGTCTCGCGCGCGGCGGTGAAAATCTCGTGTTCGGAATCGGCAATACCTTTAACGAAGATATCGAAACAGTAGCGAAACAATTTAACGATACACAATTTGCCATCATCGATAATGTCGTACCGGGTAAAAATGTGACGTCGATTACGTTCAAAGAAAACGAAGGTGCTTATCTTGCAGGGATCGTAGCGGCCATGCAGACGAAAACAGACCATATCGGATTTGTCGGCGGCATGAAGATGGATGTCATTGAACGGTTCCGAGCCGGATTCGAAGCAGGCGCGAAATCCGTCAATCCGAAAATCAAAGTCGATGTCCAATACGCAGAAGACTTTGCAGCACCGGAAAAAGGACAGGCAATCGCAGCCGGTATGTACGGAAAAGGCGCAGATATCATTTTCCCTGCAGCTGGCGGAACAGGAAATGGTGTCTTTACAGAAGCGAAGAACCGTAAGAAAAACGGCGAAGATGTTTCAGTCATCGGAGTCGACCGGGATCAAAAAGAAGAAGGTATGCCGGAAGATGTGACATTGACATCGGTCATTAAACGAGTAGATCGTGCCGTTCAAGATACAGCAAATGCGGCCAAAGACGGAAAACTAACGGGTGGAAAAACGATTCGTTACGGTTTAAAAGAACAAGGTGTCGATTTAGTAGAATCAGACAAGTTGTCAAAAGAGACATTGAAAAAGGTCGAACAAGCTAAAAAAGCCGTCATTCAAGGGAAAACAGTTGTCCCTGAACAATAAGCGGTAGAGTGAAAAGGGGTATTCTTAGGTAGAATGCCCTATTTTCTTCCAATCTTATTTACGTTATGAAAAGGGTTACAAAAGCGCCAGAAGTCAGACTTCTAACCTGTTACAAAATGATTGCAGGATTGAGTCCGGCATCATATACTTATCTTGGCTGGAGTTCTCATACGTCAGAAGTCTGAGCACTGGTTACAACTAGATAGAGGATGGAGATGCGTCATGTCGATTAAATTAGATCATCGTTTGCTTTATTTACGTGTGATTGAAAAAATCAAGTCTGACATCGATGACGGCGTTTACAAGGAAGGCGAAAAGTTACCTTCAGAGTTTGAACTTTCAAAGCAACTTGGCGTTAGTCGAGCGACTCTTCGAGAGGCTTTACGAATTCTTGAAGATGAGAACATCGTCATCCGTAAACACGGTGTCGGTACGTTTATCAATGCAAGACCACCGTTTACTTCAGGGATTGAGGAGCTTTACAGTGTCACGGAGATGATTGCGCGTGCAGGTATGATTCCGACCTCAGAAGTCCTGTCATCAGAAATGGTACAACCAACTGAACGTGATCGAGAACGTTTTCAGTTAGGACCGGATGAACTGGTTTATCGAATCGAACGAATCCGACTTGCGGGAGATGTTCCTGTCGTCTATTGTGTCGATAAGATTCCAAGCCATTATATTAAAAATGAAGAACAGTTTACGTCCTCGACGTCACTGTTTGACGCACTAGAAAAAGAACTGGGACGCCGTGTCACTCATGCGGTCACGCACATCGAGCCGCGGATTGATCCAAAGATCGCTGAACAATTACATACGGACCAACCGTTACTCGTACTGCGACAAACGCATTATGATGAGCTTGACCGATCCGTTCTTTATTCAGCGAACTATTTCCGTGCGGACAAGTTTGATTTCCATGTCATCCGTAAGCGTGTCTAACCACTCGTTTTAGGGGTTTTACTGAAAGCGCTTTCCACCTACCTACGTAACGCTCCTCATCACCAGCCTCAGGTGCTTGACGTAGTCAGGAACTTTGTATGACCATATTCGAAAGGGGATTATTTCAGATGAAAAAGAAGTCACTTCTCGCATTAGCAGCAACAGGTTTAGCAATGAGTTCGGTACTCGCAGCATGTGGTGGTAACGATGATTCGAAAGATTCAAGCGGCGGGGATGAAAAAGCAGGCTTCAAAGTAGGTATGGTTACAGATACAGGCGGTGTTGACGATAAGTCGTTCAACCAATCAGCGTGGGAAGGGATTCAAAAATTCGGTAAAGACAACGACTTAAAAGAAGGTACAGGCTACAAGTATCTCCAGTCGGCAAAACAATCGGATTATCAACCGAACCTTCAGCAATTGGCTCGTGCAAAATATGACTTGATTCTCGGTATCGGATTCTTGATGGCGGAAGATATCGGTAAAGTCGCGGATCAGTTCAAAGACAACAACTTTGCACTCGTCGATATGGTCGTTGATAAGCCAAACGTTGCTTCAATCGTCTTCAAAGAAAACGAAGGGTCATTCCTCGTTGGTGTTGTTGCCGGTTTGACAACAAAATCAGACAAAGTTGGTTTCGTTGGTGGTGTTAACTCTGACTTGATCAAAAAGTTCGAAAGTGGATTTAAAGCCGGCGTTAAAGCTGTCAACCCGAAAGCAGAAATCGAAGTTCAATATGCAGAAGACTTTAACGCTGCTGAAAAAGGACAAGCGATTGCTTCAGGTATGTACGGTAAAAAAGTTGACGTCATCTATCATGCTGCTGGTGGAACAGGACAAGGTGTCTTCACAGAAGCGAAAAACCGTAAGAAAAACGGCGAAGATGTTTGGGTAATCGGTGTCGACCGTGACCAAGTTGAAGAAGGTATGCCGGAAAACGTTACATTGACGTCAATGGTTAAACGTGTGGATACGGCCGTTGAACAAGTAGCAAAAGATACGAAAGACGGTAACTTCCCAGCTGGTAAAGTCGTTGAGTTCGGTCTCAAAGACGGCGGAGTTGATATCGCACCATCGCAAGACAATGTAGCGAAAGATGTCTTGACGAAAGTTGAAGACTTCAAAAAACAAATCATCGCTGGCGACATCAAAGTTCCAGCTACTGACGACGAGTACAAAGAATACGAAGCGTCACTGAAATAAACTGGAAGCGGGGGTCGCTAGTACTGCGGCCTCCCCTTTTAAACTAAACATGGGAGTGGATTTTCTTGGAATACGTCATTGAGATGCTAAACATACGAAAAGAGTTTGGCAGTTTCGTCGCAAATGATAACATCACGCTCCAGCTTCGGAAAGGTGAGATTCACGCTTTACTTGGTGAAAACGGTGCCGGAAAATCGACGCTGATGAACGTCTTATTTGGTTTGTATCAGCCTGAGGCTGGAGAGATTCGTGTACGTGGTGAAAAAGTCAATATTACGAGTCCGAACGTTGCGAATGATCTGGGAATCGGGATGGTACACCAACATTTCATGCTCGTTCAAAATTTCACAGTAACAGAAAACATCATCTTGGGTGCAGAACCGAAAGCCGGTCTGAAAATCGACCGAGCAGCGGCACGCGAAAAAGTCCGTCAAATTTCGGAGCAATACGGTCTTGCCGTTGATCCAGATGCAAAAATCGAAGATATTTCGGTAGGGATGCAACAGCGTGTTGAAATTTTAAAAACACTGTACCGTGGCGCAGATATTCTAATCTTCGATGAGCCATCTGCTGTTTTAACCCCACAAGAAATCAAAGAATTGATTCAAATCATGAATCGATTGATTGCTGAAGGGAAATCGATTATCTTGATTACCCACAAATTGAAGGAAATCATGGAAGTCGCCGATCGCTGTACGACGATTCGTCGTGGTAAGTATATCGGAACAGTTGATATCGATGAAACGATGACCCAATCAAGACTGGCTGAGATGATGGTAGGGCGGGAAGTAAACTTCAATGCGGAGTATTCCAAGGCAACTCCACAAGAACTTGTACTGGACATCAAAGACTTAGTCGTCAAAGACAGTCGCGGTATCAAGTCAGTAGACGGATTGAACCTCGATATCCGTGCCGGTGAAATCGTCGGAATCGCTGGAATCGATGGAAATGGACAAACGGAATTGATTGAAGCCATTACCGGTTTGCGTAAAGCGGACAGCGGTGAGATCTTCCTCAACAACAAATCGATTAAAAACTTAAAACCACGAAAAGTGACGGAAGCCGGAGTCGGACATATTCCGCAAGACCGTCATAAACATGGACTGGTCCTCGACTACTCAATCGGACACAACATGGTGTTACAAACGTATTATCAAAAACCGTATTCAAAAGCAGGCATCATGAACTACGGTCAGGTCATGGAAAAAGCAAAAACTTTAATCGAGAAGTTCGACGTCCGAACTCCAAGTCCAGAAACATTTGCTCGTGCCCTGTCAGGCGGAAACCAACAAAAGGCGATTATCGCCCGTGAAGTGGATCGTTCCCCTGACTTACTGATTGCGGCACAACCAACACGCGGACTAGATGTCGGAGCCATTGAATTCATTCACGAACAATTGGTTCTGGAACGAGAAAAAGGTCGAGCTGTTCTATTGATTTCATTTGAATTGGAAGAAATTCTGCAAGTATCCGACCGGATTGCTGTTCTTTATGAAGGACGCACAGTTGCCTTCCTTGATCCAAAAGAAACAAATGAAATCGAACTTGGCTTCTTGATGGCCGGCGGTAAGAAAGAGGAGGTCGGTCGTTCATGAAACTGGAACGTTTTTACGGAATATTAATTCCAATTCTGTCCATCATCTTAGGGATGGTCGTCGGTGCAATCGTCATGCTGGCTGGCGGCTATAATCCGATTGACGGATTTGATCAATTATTTTACGGCATCTTCGGGGAGCCATACAGCATCGGTGAAACATTACGAGCCGCTGCCCCGTTAATTTTTGCGGGCCTTGCCGTTGCCTTCGCCTTCCGGACAGGACTATTTAACATCGGAGTTGAAGGACAAGTGTTAGTCGGCTGGATGGTTGCCGTCTGGATCGGGATTGAGTTTGATCTCCCGACAGCGATTCACTTACCGCTCGCTCTGATTGGAGCAGGCCTTGCTGGAGCGCTTTGGGCGTCAGTCCCAGGTATCTTAAAAGCAAAATTCCACGTTCACGAAGTTATCACATCAATCATGATGAACTATATCGCCCTATATGTGACGAATGATATTTTACGTCACGTCATCGGGATTGAAAACGAACGGACGGAGTCGGTTAAAGAATCAGCATCACTTGCTTCACCGTTCCTACAAGAATTGACGGATTTCTCACGTCTTCATAACGGAATTTTCATTGCT from Exiguobacterium sibiricum 7-3 includes the following:
- a CDS encoding ABC transporter permease encodes the protein MKLERFYGILIPILSIILGMVVGAIVMLAGGYNPIDGFDQLFYGIFGEPYSIGETLRAAAPLIFAGLAVAFAFRTGLFNIGVEGQVLVGWMVAVWIGIEFDLPTAIHLPLALIGAGLAGALWASVPGILKAKFHVHEVITSIMMNYIALYVTNDILRHVIGIENERTESVKESASLASPFLQELTDFSRLHNGIFIAVLAALVFWFILWKTTLGYELRAVGFNKSAAEYAGMGVNKNIVLSFVISGVFAGLAGAMEGLGTFQNMTLNASFTGVGFDGIAVALLGANNPIGVVLAALLFAGLNIGGLSMQQIGIPPELIKIIIAFIIIFVASGYAIRLLIEKFTVKKPEDKKVKGADK
- a CDS encoding ABC transporter ATP-binding protein; protein product: MEYVIEMLNIRKEFGSFVANDNITLQLRKGEIHALLGENGAGKSTLMNVLFGLYQPEAGEIRVRGEKVNITSPNVANDLGIGMVHQHFMLVQNFTVTENIILGAEPKAGLKIDRAAAREKVRQISEQYGLAVDPDAKIEDISVGMQQRVEILKTLYRGADILIFDEPSAVLTPQEIKELIQIMNRLIAEGKSIILITHKLKEIMEVADRCTTIRRGKYIGTVDIDETMTQSRLAEMMVGREVNFNAEYSKATPQELVLDIKDLVVKDSRGIKSVDGLNLDIRAGEIVGIAGIDGNGQTELIEAITGLRKADSGEIFLNNKSIKNLKPRKVTEAGVGHIPQDRHKHGLVLDYSIGHNMVLQTYYQKPYSKAGIMNYGQVMEKAKTLIEKFDVRTPSPETFARALSGGNQQKAIIAREVDRSPDLLIAAQPTRGLDVGAIEFIHEQLVLEREKGRAVLLISFELEEILQVSDRIAVLYEGRTVAFLDPKETNEIELGFLMAGGKKEEVGRS
- a CDS encoding BMP family lipoprotein, with protein sequence MKKKSLLALAATGLAMSSVLAACGGNDDSKDSSGGDEKAGFKVGMVTDTGGVDDKSFNQSAWEGIQKFGKDNDLKEGTGYKYLQSAKQSDYQPNLQQLARAKYDLILGIGFLMAEDIGKVADQFKDNNFALVDMVVDKPNVASIVFKENEGSFLVGVVAGLTTKSDKVGFVGGVNSDLIKKFESGFKAGVKAVNPKAEIEVQYAEDFNAAEKGQAIASGMYGKKVDVIYHAAGGTGQGVFTEAKNRKKNGEDVWVIGVDRDQVEEGMPENVTLTSMVKRVDTAVEQVAKDTKDGNFPAGKVVEFGLKDGGVDIAPSQDNVAKDVLTKVEDFKKQIIAGDIKVPATDDEYKEYEASLK
- a CDS encoding GntR family transcriptional regulator, which codes for MSIKLDHRLLYLRVIEKIKSDIDDGVYKEGEKLPSEFELSKQLGVSRATLREALRILEDENIVIRKHGVGTFINARPPFTSGIEELYSVTEMIARAGMIPTSEVLSSEMVQPTERDRERFQLGPDELVYRIERIRLAGDVPVVYCVDKIPSHYIKNEEQFTSSTSLFDALEKELGRRVTHAVTHIEPRIDPKIAEQLHTDQPLLVLRQTHYDELDRSVLYSANYFRADKFDFHVIRKRV
- a CDS encoding M15 family metallopeptidase; this encodes MKRGTIFIWILFLLVMFAIGSFLAASTNRMPSILIDQPELGLDSCPRDSAGENRLINDSVDQLKQLHPAVRAGAKDLIRLSHSCYNIDIRITQGYRTKKQQDTLYEQGRSQAGEVVTNARGGESMHNYGLAIDFVQMIDGDISYDLDYDGNQSGKSDWREVAAVGKALGFEWGGDWKRFVDYPHFEMTFGYSLNELQAGEKPSRQEKANRTEEIEKLLNP
- a CDS encoding BMP family lipoprotein translates to MMKKQYAFVSMMTVATVGLAACGGSADNDSSKKEQFSVAMVADKGGIDDKSFNQSAWEGLQAYGKENKLKQNDGYSYLQSKSQQDYQPNLSRLARGGENLVFGIGNTFNEDIETVAKQFNDTQFAIIDNVVPGKNVTSITFKENEGAYLAGIVAAMQTKTDHIGFVGGMKMDVIERFRAGFEAGAKSVNPKIKVDVQYAEDFAAPEKGQAIAAGMYGKGADIIFPAAGGTGNGVFTEAKNRKKNGEDVSVIGVDRDQKEEGMPEDVTLTSVIKRVDRAVQDTANAAKDGKLTGGKTIRYGLKEQGVDLVESDKLSKETLKKVEQAKKAVIQGKTVVPEQ
- a CDS encoding DNA translocase FtsK, whose amino-acid sequence is MATTKKGPVRKTPPRKRTTAKKRPPTKKQRQPIQYRTYAAIIAVLSLLAYVLALGQFGRVGEVLAEFAKDQVGQFGSLLYGLIGGMLLLILSNQERLAKWAWSSLILGGLIWIDLLIGQPRGAMNAWLYQGSSYYISSFGAFMIGLFLIVTGIHLLQPTFFSELAFGIKERIQEFRQRERQTVPKERPEKKKPTQSETLEQPVAKKKTLKKQAGEELVPEEAPVNLQDVPIIGFADHVEPQAKEPQGPLTMTETPDGYQLPSLDLLAEPVTKDLSGENKRLKDNATKLIATLKSFGIGAKVLKIHLGPSVTKYEIEPDQGIKLSRITGLADDLALALAAKDIRIEAPIPGKAAVGIEVPNREVAMVSLREVLGAESVQADPDRLLVALGRSISGETVTAKLNKMPHVLVAGSTGSGKSVCINGMIVSILMRARPDEVRLMMIDPKMVELNVYNGIPHLLAPVVTDPKKAAQALKQVVSEMERRYEIFSQNGARNIEGYNALIDKMNAEEKVHQRLPYIVVIVDELADLMMVASNEVEDAIMRLAQMARAAGIHMVIATQRPSVDIITGVIKANIPSRIAFSVSSGTDSRTILDTSGADKLLGRGDMLLLGNGMNKPVRVQGAFLSDEEVETIVNHVISQQKAQYVEAMIPKDIPEGETEVDDPLYDEVVQFILTQETASTSMIQRKYRIGYNRAARLIDALEENGLIGPSEGSKPRRVMGH
- a CDS encoding ribonuclease J → MSKKKTEKVSVFALGGAGEIGKNMYVVELDEDIFVIDAGLMFPGDEMLGIDKVIPDISYLKENKERIQGIFITHGHEDHIGALSYVLRDLKVPVYGTRLTLGLIEIKLKEAGLLKKADLRPIDAKTKLTVAGHFITFFRVNHSIPDAVGVCIQTSQGAIVHTGDFKFDYTPVDGKQADFGKIAAIGQRGVLCLLSDSTNAERPGMSGSESTVGSELNDVIYEAPGRVIVASFASNVHRLQQVFAAAEANNRKVAVVGRSMVNIVEVAQRLNYLRFKQKTLVELSDINRLDDNQVVILTTGSQGEPMAALTRMARNAHKQVNIRLNDTVVVAASPIPGNEKSVSKTIDLLFRAGANVIYNQRKVHVSGHGHAEDLKLMLNLIKPKFFVPIHGEFRMQKAHSRLAQTVGVNANNIFIIENGDVVEFEKRKARMSRKVNAGNVLIDGIGVGDVGNIVLRDRRLLSQDGVVLCVITISRKNKTIVSGPEIISRGFVYMRESEDMINEANRIVAKQLQGKLTGELDWTEMKSLIRDKLSSYLYEQTKRRPMILPIIMEI